From a single Thalassospira sp. ER-Se-21-Dark genomic region:
- the recJ gene encoding single-stranded-DNA-specific exonuclease RecJ produces MGIERSVTGKWWRERANDERLATTIAQRFGVPEIVGRVMAARGIDLDDAESFLSPTLRDLMPDPSSLQDMDKAAARIADAIEAGEGIAVFGDYDVDGATSTALLKRFFRAIGVDVPVHIPDRMKEGYGPNAPALLELQRKGAKLILTVDCGVTAYAPLQEARDAGIEIIVVDHHAAEPELPPAVAVVNPNRLDDESGLGHLCAAGVAFLVCVALLRELRNRGWLEKKGVRAPDLRNWLDLVALGTVCDVVPLRGLNRAFVTQGLKVMKHRSNVGMTSLADIAGVNEVPSAYHLGYVLGPRVNAGGRVGESFLGTTLLSGENPAEAQDIARRLDEYNRERKAIEDIVLDQAISAVEGKSKVGSMVLVGGDDWHPGVIGIVASRLKDRYHVPSLVMGKVDGVYKGSARSVRGIDLGDAIIAARQAGLLINGGGHHMAAGFTLDPEKLDAFEAFLEERFAKIIAENDIRPTITVDGALHAKGATLDLIDSLEKLGPFGAGNAEPRFAFVDCRAVKADVVGQDHVRCILTGSNGQGRLKAIAFRCLDNDMGQTLIKHGGRPLHVLGHLRRDSWQGRDGVQLIIDDVALPV; encoded by the coding sequence ATGGGCATTGAGCGATCCGTCACCGGCAAATGGTGGCGTGAACGCGCAAATGACGAGCGATTGGCAACCACGATTGCCCAGCGTTTTGGCGTGCCCGAAATTGTTGGCCGGGTGATGGCCGCGCGCGGCATTGACCTTGATGACGCCGAAAGTTTCCTGTCACCGACACTGCGCGATCTGATGCCTGATCCATCCAGCTTGCAGGATATGGACAAGGCGGCCGCACGCATTGCCGACGCCATCGAGGCGGGCGAGGGGATTGCGGTATTTGGCGATTATGACGTTGATGGCGCGACCAGTACGGCGTTGTTGAAAAGGTTTTTCCGCGCCATTGGTGTTGATGTTCCTGTCCATATTCCTGATCGCATGAAAGAGGGCTATGGCCCGAATGCGCCAGCCCTTCTGGAGCTTCAGCGCAAGGGTGCCAAGCTGATCCTGACGGTTGATTGCGGGGTAACCGCCTATGCACCGCTGCAAGAGGCCCGCGATGCCGGGATTGAGATCATTGTTGTCGACCACCACGCCGCAGAGCCGGAATTGCCGCCTGCCGTGGCGGTCGTGAACCCCAATCGACTGGATGACGAAAGCGGGCTTGGGCATCTCTGCGCAGCCGGTGTGGCGTTTTTGGTCTGTGTGGCGTTGTTGCGCGAATTGCGCAATCGTGGCTGGCTTGAAAAGAAGGGCGTTCGCGCACCGGATTTGCGCAACTGGCTTGATCTGGTGGCCCTTGGCACGGTGTGCGATGTGGTGCCGTTGCGCGGATTGAACCGGGCGTTCGTGACCCAGGGCCTTAAGGTGATGAAGCACCGATCCAATGTCGGCATGACATCACTTGCCGATATTGCCGGCGTCAACGAGGTGCCGAGTGCCTATCACCTGGGTTATGTCCTTGGGCCGCGTGTGAATGCTGGTGGGCGCGTTGGCGAGAGTTTTCTGGGCACCACCCTGCTTTCGGGCGAGAACCCCGCAGAGGCGCAGGATATCGCCCGCAGGCTTGATGAATATAACCGTGAGCGCAAGGCGATCGAGGATATCGTCCTTGATCAGGCCATCAGTGCGGTTGAAGGCAAATCAAAGGTCGGCTCCATGGTGCTGGTCGGCGGCGATGACTGGCACCCTGGCGTGATCGGCATTGTCGCAAGCAGGCTTAAGGATCGCTATCACGTGCCGTCGCTTGTGATGGGCAAGGTTGACGGCGTCTATAAGGGCTCTGCGCGATCTGTGCGGGGCATTGATCTGGGCGATGCGATCATTGCTGCCCGTCAGGCCGGGCTTCTGATCAATGGTGGCGGGCACCATATGGCGGCGGGCTTTACACTTGATCCCGAAAAGCTTGACGCGTTCGAGGCCTTCCTTGAAGAACGCTTTGCCAAGATCATTGCCGAAAACGACATTCGCCCGACGATCACGGTCGATGGGGCCCTGCATGCCAAGGGCGCCACACTTGATCTTATCGACTCACTTGAAAAGCTGGGGCCTTTTGGTGCGGGCAATGCCGAGCCCCGATTTGCATTTGTCGATTGCCGCGCGGTCAAGGCCGACGTTGTCGGACAGGATCATGTGCGCTGTATCCTGACCGGGTCAAACGGGCAGGGGCGGCTTAAGGCGATTGCGTTCAGATGCCTTGATAATGATATGGGACAGACCCTGATCAAGCATGGCGGGCGCCCGTTACATGTCCTGGGGCATTTGCGTCGCGATAGCTGGCAGGGGCGCGATGGTGTGCAGCTGATCATTGATGATGTGGCCTTGCCGGTCTAG
- a CDS encoding MFS transporter has product MTQNLRPTPTSATPKHGLGSFLIVLMPIMLAFSLSQFFRSAQALLAGPLREQLAVTPEQLGLISGSFHFAFALMQIPVGVLLDRYGPRLTNGFLTMVTVAGVFIFANAQSVLGLMAGQAVIGVGCSAAFMSALVLAARWTAPEKFAAASGLIVSFSLMGVLASATPLATLVEAYGWRAVYYGLAGIALIAVVLDFILVRDNPPGHATHAQRGESVGDVLRGMVSVWSNRQVWLLSGVAFFSYPTILTVRGLWGGPYLHDVFDLGAVEVGNILLVMTIGMIIGPPTYGQLSRMMPDNTRGLIVFAVLVGAVACLLQAFVGPMGTGIAMVLMLLHGFLGSSATLNYAASRKAVAEHQIGRALTTINLATFGGLFVLQGIAGLIVGHYEADPDTGYKAMFVFLGCGLAVAGISFWIGTRRRSQ; this is encoded by the coding sequence ATGACACAAAATTTGCGCCCCACACCCACCTCTGCGACGCCCAAGCATGGCCTCGGATCGTTTTTGATCGTTCTGATGCCGATCATGTTGGCCTTTTCGCTTAGTCAGTTTTTCCGTTCTGCCCAGGCGCTGCTTGCCGGGCCGCTGCGTGAACAGCTTGCCGTTACACCCGAGCAGCTTGGCCTGATATCGGGCAGTTTCCATTTTGCCTTTGCCCTGATGCAGATCCCGGTCGGGGTGCTGCTGGATCGGTATGGGCCGCGCCTGACCAACGGGTTTTTGACCATGGTCACCGTGGCGGGTGTCTTTATCTTTGCCAATGCGCAAAGCGTGCTGGGCCTGATGGCAGGCCAAGCGGTGATTGGCGTTGGCTGTTCGGCAGCCTTCATGTCGGCACTGGTTCTGGCCGCGCGCTGGACCGCACCCGAAAAGTTTGCGGCTGCATCCGGACTGATCGTTTCGTTCAGTTTGATGGGCGTTCTGGCATCGGCAACGCCACTTGCGACACTGGTTGAGGCCTATGGCTGGCGGGCGGTTTATTACGGCCTTGCCGGTATTGCGTTGATTGCGGTGGTGCTTGACTTCATTCTGGTCCGCGACAACCCGCCGGGCCATGCAACCCATGCCCAGCGCGGCGAAAGTGTCGGTGATGTACTGCGCGGCATGGTGTCGGTCTGGTCAAACCGGCAGGTCTGGTTGCTTTCGGGCGTGGCGTTTTTCAGTTACCCGACGATCCTGACGGTGCGGGGCCTTTGGGGCGGCCCTTACTTGCATGACGTGTTTGATCTGGGCGCAGTCGAGGTCGGTAATATCCTTCTGGTCATGACGATTGGCATGATCATTGGGCCGCCGACCTATGGGCAACTGTCGCGCATGATGCCGGACAACACCCGTGGTCTGATTGTCTTTGCCGTGCTGGTCGGGGCGGTTGCCTGCCTGTTGCAGGCCTTTGTAGGGCCAATGGGGACGGGCATCGCCATGGTTTTGATGTTGTTGCACGGCTTCCTGGGTAGCAGTGCGACGCTTAATTACGCCGCATCGCGCAAGGCGGTGGCCGAACATCAGATTGGCCGCGCACTGACCACGATCAATCTGGCGACCTTTGGCGGTCTTTTCGTCCTTCAAGGCATTGCCGGGCTGATTGTCGGCCATTATGAAGCCGACCCGGATACCGGTTACAAGGCGATGTTTGTCTTTTTGGGCTGTGGTCTTGCTGTGGCTGGGATCAGTTTCTGGATCGGAACCCGACGTCGCAGCCAATAA